The Athene noctua chromosome 3, bAthNoc1.hap1.1, whole genome shotgun sequence genome includes a region encoding these proteins:
- the WASHC3 gene encoding WASH complex subunit 3 isoform X5 — protein MDEDGLPIVGSGIDLTKVPAIQQKRTVAFLNQFVVHTVQFLNRFSTVCEEKLSALSLRIQQIETTLNILDAKLSSIPGLEDVKFEVSSANMNSVTNGPVTQATADQQTAVSPQSGQNNMCEEGLQKMEVVTENIRTVAKDPRYARYLKMVQVGVPVMAIRNKMIFEGLNPDLLERLYAL, from the exons ATGGACGAGGACGGGCTGCCCATTGTGGGCTCCGGCATTGACCTCACCAAG GTTCCTGCTATTCAGCAAAAGAGAACTGTAGCATTTCTAAACCAGTTTGTGGTTCATACAGTGCAGTTTCTTAACCGCTTTTCTACTGTTTGTGAAGAG AAATTGTCAGCACTCTCTCTCCGTATCCAACAAATTGAAACAACGCTCAATATTTTGGATGCAAAG TTATCCTCTATTCCTGGCCTAGAAGATGTCAAATTTGAAGTGTCCAGTGCAAATATGAATAGTGTTACAAATGGTCCTGTGACACAAGCTACTGCGGATCAACAGACAGCTGTATCACCTCAATCTGGA CAGAACAATATGTGTGAAGAAGGGTTACAGAAAATGGAGGTAGTAACAGAAAACATCAGAACTGTGGCCAAGGATCCAAGATATGCCAGATATCTCAAAATGGTACAAGTG GGTGTTCCTGTAATGGCAATACGAAACAAAATGATTTTTGAAGGACTAAATCCAGATCTTCTCGA
- the WASHC3 gene encoding WASH complex subunit 3 isoform X3 produces MDEDGLPIVGSGIDLTKVPAIQQKRTVAFLNQFVVHTVQFLNRFSTVCEEKLSALSLRIQQIETTLNILDAKLSSIPGLEDVKFEVSSANMNSVTNGPVTQATADQQTQNNMCEEGLQKMEVVTENIRTVAKDPRYARYLKMVQVGVPVMAIRNKMIFEGLNPDLLETPDAPVPAWGDDGKAEDSSDSESSFSD; encoded by the exons ATGGACGAGGACGGGCTGCCCATTGTGGGCTCCGGCATTGACCTCACCAAG GTTCCTGCTATTCAGCAAAAGAGAACTGTAGCATTTCTAAACCAGTTTGTGGTTCATACAGTGCAGTTTCTTAACCGCTTTTCTACTGTTTGTGAAGAG AAATTGTCAGCACTCTCTCTCCGTATCCAACAAATTGAAACAACGCTCAATATTTTGGATGCAAAG TTATCCTCTATTCCTGGCCTAGAAGATGTCAAATTTGAAGTGTCCAGTGCAAATATGAATAGTGTTACAAATGGTCCTGTGACACAAGCTACTGCGGATCAACAGACA CAGAACAATATGTGTGAAGAAGGGTTACAGAAAATGGAGGTAGTAACAGAAAACATCAGAACTGTGGCCAAGGATCCAAGATATGCCAGATATCTCAAAATGGTACAAGTG GGTGTTCCTGTAATGGCAATACGAAACAAAATGATTTTTGAAGGACTAAATCCAGATCTTCTCGA GACCCCAGATGCCCCTGTGCCTGCCTGGGGAGATGACGGGAAAGCAGAAGACAGTTCTGATAGTGAATCTTCATTTAGTGACTAA
- the WASHC3 gene encoding WASH complex subunit 3 isoform X4: MDEDGLPIVGSGIDLTKVPAIQQKRTVAFLNQFVVHTVQFLNRFSTVCEEKLSALSLRIQQIETTLNILDAKLSSIPGLEDVKFEVSSANMNSVTNGPVTQATADQQTNNMCEEGLQKMEVVTENIRTVAKDPRYARYLKMVQVGVPVMAIRNKMIFEGLNPDLLETPDAPVPAWGDDGKAEDSSDSESSFSD; the protein is encoded by the exons ATGGACGAGGACGGGCTGCCCATTGTGGGCTCCGGCATTGACCTCACCAAG GTTCCTGCTATTCAGCAAAAGAGAACTGTAGCATTTCTAAACCAGTTTGTGGTTCATACAGTGCAGTTTCTTAACCGCTTTTCTACTGTTTGTGAAGAG AAATTGTCAGCACTCTCTCTCCGTATCCAACAAATTGAAACAACGCTCAATATTTTGGATGCAAAG TTATCCTCTATTCCTGGCCTAGAAGATGTCAAATTTGAAGTGTCCAGTGCAAATATGAATAGTGTTACAAATGGTCCTGTGACACAAGCTACTGCGGATCAACAGACA AACAATATGTGTGAAGAAGGGTTACAGAAAATGGAGGTAGTAACAGAAAACATCAGAACTGTGGCCAAGGATCCAAGATATGCCAGATATCTCAAAATGGTACAAGTG GGTGTTCCTGTAATGGCAATACGAAACAAAATGATTTTTGAAGGACTAAATCCAGATCTTCTCGA GACCCCAGATGCCCCTGTGCCTGCCTGGGGAGATGACGGGAAAGCAGAAGACAGTTCTGATAGTGAATCTTCATTTAGTGACTAA
- the WASHC3 gene encoding WASH complex subunit 3 isoform X2, producing MDEDGLPIVGSGIDLTKVPAIQQKRTVAFLNQFVVHTVQFLNRFSTVCEEKLSALSLRIQQIETTLNILDAKLSSIPGLEDVKFEVSSANMNSVTNGPVTQATADQQTAVSPQSGNNMCEEGLQKMEVVTENIRTVAKDPRYARYLKMVQVGVPVMAIRNKMIFEGLNPDLLETPDAPVPAWGDDGKAEDSSDSESSFSD from the exons ATGGACGAGGACGGGCTGCCCATTGTGGGCTCCGGCATTGACCTCACCAAG GTTCCTGCTATTCAGCAAAAGAGAACTGTAGCATTTCTAAACCAGTTTGTGGTTCATACAGTGCAGTTTCTTAACCGCTTTTCTACTGTTTGTGAAGAG AAATTGTCAGCACTCTCTCTCCGTATCCAACAAATTGAAACAACGCTCAATATTTTGGATGCAAAG TTATCCTCTATTCCTGGCCTAGAAGATGTCAAATTTGAAGTGTCCAGTGCAAATATGAATAGTGTTACAAATGGTCCTGTGACACAAGCTACTGCGGATCAACAGACAGCTGTATCACCTCAATCTGGA AACAATATGTGTGAAGAAGGGTTACAGAAAATGGAGGTAGTAACAGAAAACATCAGAACTGTGGCCAAGGATCCAAGATATGCCAGATATCTCAAAATGGTACAAGTG GGTGTTCCTGTAATGGCAATACGAAACAAAATGATTTTTGAAGGACTAAATCCAGATCTTCTCGA GACCCCAGATGCCCCTGTGCCTGCCTGGGGAGATGACGGGAAAGCAGAAGACAGTTCTGATAGTGAATCTTCATTTAGTGACTAA
- the WASHC3 gene encoding WASH complex subunit 3 isoform X1, whose protein sequence is MDEDGLPIVGSGIDLTKVPAIQQKRTVAFLNQFVVHTVQFLNRFSTVCEEKLSALSLRIQQIETTLNILDAKLSSIPGLEDVKFEVSSANMNSVTNGPVTQATADQQTAVSPQSGQNNMCEEGLQKMEVVTENIRTVAKDPRYARYLKMVQVGVPVMAIRNKMIFEGLNPDLLETPDAPVPAWGDDGKAEDSSDSESSFSD, encoded by the exons ATGGACGAGGACGGGCTGCCCATTGTGGGCTCCGGCATTGACCTCACCAAG GTTCCTGCTATTCAGCAAAAGAGAACTGTAGCATTTCTAAACCAGTTTGTGGTTCATACAGTGCAGTTTCTTAACCGCTTTTCTACTGTTTGTGAAGAG AAATTGTCAGCACTCTCTCTCCGTATCCAACAAATTGAAACAACGCTCAATATTTTGGATGCAAAG TTATCCTCTATTCCTGGCCTAGAAGATGTCAAATTTGAAGTGTCCAGTGCAAATATGAATAGTGTTACAAATGGTCCTGTGACACAAGCTACTGCGGATCAACAGACAGCTGTATCACCTCAATCTGGA CAGAACAATATGTGTGAAGAAGGGTTACAGAAAATGGAGGTAGTAACAGAAAACATCAGAACTGTGGCCAAGGATCCAAGATATGCCAGATATCTCAAAATGGTACAAGTG GGTGTTCCTGTAATGGCAATACGAAACAAAATGATTTTTGAAGGACTAAATCCAGATCTTCTCGA GACCCCAGATGCCCCTGTGCCTGCCTGGGGAGATGACGGGAAAGCAGAAGACAGTTCTGATAGTGAATCTTCATTTAGTGACTAA